Within Novosphingobium resinovorum, the genomic segment ATCGGGTTGGCGAGCCGAGAACGCGCCGGTCACCCTGTGCGCGGCAGCCGATGACGGCGCCTCGATATGCGTGCGGTTGTAGCGGTTCATCGCAGTCACCGCCTCACCGAGCGGCGTCGCATCGAACACGAGCATGCCTTCGGCCCAAAGCAATTGCCCTGCGGCGACCTTTTCCACCCTGCCGCCCGGTCCGAGCTCGCGCTGCTCATTTCTTGCGAGGATGACCGGACCGCCGGCTGAACCTGCGATCTCGAGTTCCGTGTGCCCCTCGATGGTCGATACGCGAGGGCGGCCAGCGATCAGACTGACGTCGAACGGGCCAGTATTCGACCGTACGTTTCCCCGACCGGTCATGACGGTGAAAGCATGCTGGGAGTGCGCGGGCGCAAAGCGTGCACGGCCCCGCAGCAGCTCGACGCGCCGGGGGCTGCCCGCGACCGTCCTGAGCATCGAATCTGTATCGAGCGTCACCTCGGTTCCGTCGGCGAGCGCGAAAGTGCGGATTTCGCCGATCCGTGTCTCGAACGTGGCAGCCCTTGCCGAAGAAATCACCTCGCTCTGGTTGATTGCGGCGACTGCAACTACGAGGCCTGCTGCCACGAGGATGGCCAGACAAGTCCCCGCCGCCACGTAAGTGGACCGGCGCAGGTAGAACGGCGCCCTCGCCAGCTTGCGGTCCCGTCCCGTCGGTCTCTCGACGACGATTTCGGAATCCGCCCAGTTCTCGCAGACCGCGCCGAACGCTGCTTCATGACGGGGGTCGGCAGCGAGCCAGCGCGCAAATTCCAGTTCGATTTCCTGCGTGGGCGTCTCGAGCCTGAGCTGCCATTCCACCGCCTCGTCGATTATTCTGGCCGGATACCTGCCCATTGACGGGTCAGTCATCGCATAGCAGGTGCCGGTTCAGCAGCTTGAGCGCACGGTTCATCTGTTTCTCCACCCCGCGCACGCTGAGACCGGTCTGCTGCGCGATTTCGGCATATGTATAGCCATCGAGGCGCCGGGCGAGGAAAATCTGTCTCGCCAGCGGCTTGAGGCGCAGGACCGCCTCCTCCAGCCGCGCGAGGCGATCGCGGGCTTCGAGCATGGCAATCGGGTCGCTGCCCGCGACGAGGGCATCCTCGATCGGCACATGGCCTTCACCTCCGCGGCGCTGGATCGCCCGCGCGTGATCACGAAGGACGTTCGAGGCCGCCTGGCGCAAATATTCGCCCGGGGCGGCGATGCCGGAAGGATCGATGGTGCCCGCAACACGCACGAAGACCTGCTGGACAACGTCTTCCGCGTCTTCGCGGCGACCTTTACGGGCGACAAAACGCAGGAGGCCGCGCTTCTGGCTGCGGTACATTTCTTCAAGCCCGCGGTGGGTCGGACGACGGTCGTGATCTGGCGGCAGCGGCGCATCTTCCGCAAGCGGCCGGGTCAGCCGGTTGAAGCGCGCACTCATGGTAGAAATGACAAACTGGACGGCGCAATGAACATTGTCCGGCTCTCCTCGATGATCGAAGCGAAGCCGGCCAAAGCCGGGTGTTGAGAACACGCAAGAGACGCGCGCCGCCGCCTTTAGCCGCGAGCGACCTGGACATGCGCGACGGCCACCCGGCAATGGTGAAACCTGCAGCAATTCTTGCGAGGTTCTCACGCCTCGGCATCACGTCTCACGCGATGCGTCACAAATCTATGCTGCAGGTGCTGCATTGCGCAAGGCAAAATTCCTTCTCCCGCAATCGTATCTTCACCGACGCGCACATATCGCCCGCTGCATGCGCATGTGGCGCCGACCGCTGAGCGTCAGAAGTCGTCCACACCCCTGATACGACAAACTCCATTACCTTGATGAACCTGCCTTTCTCGAAAGGCTATTTGCCAACGCGCGGAAAAGGGCCCGTTCAGCCGGAGCGGAATTGGTAATTTTCCAAGGTCCTGAAAAAAGCGTGGAGGCCTAATCGGCCCTGCTAAGCCTGCAGATCGACAGTGTCAGACCGTGCATTGAGCGCACCGCCTTCATTGCCACTGGCAGGTGATCGACCTGCGCCTTAATGATGGCGATGAACCGACCGCTCTGGCCTTTACCGCAGCTCGCCCTCGAACCACCTCTACCAGGTTGTGAACGGCTAACGGGCAAGCAGACGGCACGGCTCTCGCCGTACGTCCTCAGTAGCGATGGGAAACGGCGTCGATGGTCGGCGCGTTCTGGGTGGGACGACGGCACACGCAACGTTGTCGATCGCCTTGCGTCGATGATTACCGCTTATCGCGATATTACCGCCTATCGCGAAGATGATATGCCCGATCGTGTCGAGGCGATGCCGAGAACTTGAGCGAATTCACGCTGCGATCGGCATCGGCGCAGCGGGGGCCATCTGGACTTCACTTGTGTGAACCTGAAAGCTGGCGAGGCGAACCGACCCGAAGGCCGTTGTCAGTGCAGTATCAGCCGCATCACGGCCACATGCCAAAAGGATACGGCCGATCCGGGGGACACGGTGGCGTGCGTCGAAGCTGTGCCATCTGCCACCAAGATACACTTCAAACCAGGCATGGAAGTCCATTGCAACATCTACTGGCGGGATGCCAATGTCGCCGAGATAGCCGCTGCAGTAGCGGGCGGGGATATTCATGGCGCGGCATAGAGCGACAGCGAGGTGGGCGAAATCGCGGCATACCCCTACCCGCTCTGAATAGGCCTCGTATGCGGTACGGGTCGCCCTGGCATACTGATAGCCATATGTCAGATGACCATGGACGAAGTCGACGATAGCCTGAACGCGCTGCCAACCGGGGGCGATATGCCCGAACAGCCCCCACGCAATGTTGCCCAGCATATCGGTCTCGCAATAGCGGCTACCCAGCAGATAAATGAGAACCTCATTGGGCAGGTCTTTCACATCGTGCTGAATGGCTTGCGGGCTTTGGAGATCCGGCCGACCGGTATCAGCGATGGTGAAATCGCAAGAAATCGTCGAAATCCCTTCAGGCAGCGTCATTCGCGTGCAGATGTTGCCGAACGCATCACGGTAGTCGTGCGAGGGGACACATCGGTCGTTGGTGATCCGGTGCGGGGCAGCCAGGTCGCCAGAACGCTCCGGTCTCACACTCAGCATCAGGACCAACGGCGTGGGCGCACAAGCCTCGAAGGCAAACTGGTACCCGGCAGGAATGAGCATCTTTGACCTCTCGGGAGTTTCAGGCGGTCAAATCTGCGATTTGCCGGTCTTGCTGCTTCAATACGCGATCATCCAAATTGGTTTCATGTCAGCAGCAAGCTCCTCTTCGATTGTACGTTGGGTGTCGCCTCCAAAAACGCCGTTCCAGGCGCCGTTCCCGAGAACCGACTGCGCCAACCGCACGATTGCAGGCGGTTTTTGCAAGGAACCATTCGAGCCACCGCTCGCTCAAGCCGCAAACCAACAGGAGTGATATTCATGAAAATCAAGACGACCGGTGGCTTGGCGCTGATCCTTGCAGCAGGTGCGACTTTGGGCGGGTGTTCACATGGCGCGACCAAGGGCGGTCTGATCGGCGGTGCTGGCGGAGCCGTTGTCGGCAGCGCCACCGGACTTGGCACCACCGAGGGCGCTATCGTCGGCGGTACCGCAGGCGCAGTGATCGGCGATAAGTAAACCGCCGCAAATGTCCGCGGAAAGGGCCGGCGACCAATACTGGCTGCCGGCCCTTTTCGCGTTGGGACACGGCGATCTTGATACAATCAGGCTTCGGCGGGAATAGGGGATAGAGCGTTGGAACCTTTGAACACGGATACGCAAGCACGGTACTGGACGCTCAGCCGGGTTGCTGCGGCGGCTGTAATGGTCGTTGCGATTGTTGCGGTCGCCCTGCTGCTGGTGCGCCTGTCCAGCTTTCTCATGATGGTTTTCGGCGCAGTGGTTCTTGCCGTCGTATTCGATGCGATAGCGCGGGCTCTGTGCTCGGTCCTGCCGATTGGCCGGGGCTGGTCGCTTGGGATTGCCGTCGTCCTGCTGCTCGGCGCCTTTGTCGGCGCGCTCGTTCTTTTCGGCGCGCAGCTCACCAGCGAGTTCGATATCATTCGGCAGAACCTGCCAGGCGGCATCGATCAGCTGCAAGCGTTCCTGCAGCGCATGGGCCTTGGCGACGCCGCCAACGGTGTGCTCGAACACGGCAAGGACAGTTTTTCGGGTCTCACATCGAAGATCGGGACGTACATGCTCGCTCTGGGCAATGGCTTGACCAACCTTGTGCTGGTGATCTTCGCGGCCGTCTTTTTATCCGCTGATCCCGCGGTCTATCGCCATGGCTTTCTGCACCTTGTGCCGAACAAGGGCCTCGATGTTGTGAATGAGGCTCTCGGTGATGTCGGTAAGGGTCTAAATGGCTGGATGAAGGGCCAGGTGGTATCCTCGATCGTTGTCGCATCGCTGACCACGGCCGGACTTGCTGCGTTGGGCGTGCCTTCCGCTGCTGGGCTCGGGGTCATCGCCGGGCTGCTCGATGTCGTTCCGATGATCGGGCCTGTGATTTCCGGCGTACCGGCAGTGCTTCTGGCGTTCACCCAGTCTCCTGCGACGGCTCTGTGGACGGTAGTTCTCTTCCTTGTGGTACAGCAGCTTCAGGGTAATTTCCTGCAACCCATGATCCAGAAGCAAGCGGTAGATGTCCCCCCTGCCGTCCTTTTATTCACGGTCGTTGCCGCCGGAACCCTGTTCGGTTTCATTGGCGTTTTGCTGGCCGCGCCGCTGACCATTGCCGTATTCGTGGTCGTGAAGCGGATTTATGTGAAGACGCTGCTCGGCAAGGATGTCGAAATCTGAGGCGTGTCATCGCGCTTTGAGCCAAGATTGACGGGTCAAGGCGCGGTCCCCTCGGACACGGCTTTATCGAGGCAGGCGAACGGGCGCATGAAACAGGCAGCGCCGCAGAAGATCGCCGCAGCGTGCCGCCGCGTTTGCGGCCTTTCGCGGGTGCTGCACGGATCGATGGCGCCGAAATGGCAATACAAAACGCCGCCCGCCGGGGACCGGGGGCGGCGCTTGAACGCAGACTTCGAGCGGATTACCGGGCGCGGCTACGCTGGAAGAAATTCACGATCGCGAGCAGGATCACTGCGCCGACGAAAGCGATGATGAGGCCGGTCAGCGAAAATTCCTGAACGCTGCCCCGGATGCCAAGCAGCGGCCCCGAAAGGGCATTACCAATGATCGAGCCGACGCAGCCCACGACAATATTGAGGAAAATGCCCATCGAGGCATCACGCTTCATCACCATGCTCGCCAGCCATCCTGCGATGCCGCCGACGATAAGTGCGATAATCCAACCCATGTGCGTCTCCGATTAAGTTATGTTTGTCCTTGTCTGCGGCAAATACCGGGCAACTGTCAGCGAAGCCGTCTGATTTCGCGCTTCTCGAGGTGCTTTTTCAGCGCATATCCACCTGCCGCGGCCGCCACCATGCCCACTGGCCCGAGGCGGCGCAGGACTGTGGCGGCGCCAACGCCCAGCAAAGCTCCACCAGTGCCACCTACGCCGCCGACATCACGCGAAACACGCTGGCCAGCGATAGCGCCGATAATTTTTCCGATCATAGCCGTCTCCTTCGCTGGCAAAAGAAGCGGAAGATGACCCAAATGTTCCGCGGAGTGCAAAATTGGGTTCACTTCTCACCCGCAGTTCCACCCTTGCTCGGTGTTCGGCGTCCACCAGCGACTGGTCAGTATTTACGACGTGGCGCAGGCTCCTGTGGATTGGAGCTGACCTTAAGACCGAGCGCAAGGCGATCTTCATCCCAGCATCACCTCCGCCATGGCGGGGGTGAAAGTCGCGCTCTCAATATGCGCAGGAATGCATCCGCCCGCCCGCTGCGCCCATGGCGTGCGTGAAGCAGTGCCACGACGTCGGCGCAAGGAAGCGACCAGCCCGGAAGCACCAGTTGAAGCCTGCCTGCAGCCAGGTCGCCTGCCACGTCCCATTCGCTACGCACGATGAGGCCGAGCCCGGCGAGCCCCCAATCCCGGATGACCTCTCCGTCATTGCTGGACATACTGGGCTTGATGCGGACTGTCGTCTTGCCGTGACGAGCGTGGGAGAAGCGCCATAGCGTCACGTCCTCGTTATTCTCGCGCAGCGCCAGGCAGCGATGCGCCGCCAACTCATCGGGCTTCAGTATGGGAGGAGCGCTCTGCAGATAGCTGGGAGAGGCGCACAGGAGACGTTTGTTGGGCGCGAGCGTGGTGACGAGCCGGTCACTTTCCGGAAGGCTTCCGATATGCACAATAATATCCCAGCTCTCCGACATTTGCCTGATCGGACTGTCGGACAGCTCGAGTGTGACCGACGTGCCAGGATGCGCCTGCGCAAACTCCTCGACCGCCGGGGCGACGGATTGGCGACCGAAGCCATAAGGGGCGGCTACGCGAAGGTGACCTCGCACTTGCGTCGTCCGACTTGCCAAGCGTTCGGACAAGTCTTCCATCGCGTTCATGATCATGGCCCCCTCGGACGCGATAAGTTCGCCTTCGTCCGTCAGACTGAGACCTCGCGACGTGCGATCAACCAGCTTGACCCCCACTCTCGTCTCCAGTGAACGCAGGCGCTGCGTCACCGCAGGCGGCGTCACGTTAAGACGGCGGGCTGCCTCCGCAAGCGAGGGTGCGCACGTAATAACCTGAAAGAAAGCCAAGTCGTCGGTCGAGATCATTAGGTTCAGCCTTAATCCAACATATAGCCAAGATTAATTGTGATATTCATGGTTTGGCATATCCTCAACGTGCGGGCAACGGGGTCGCCGGACGGCATGGAGCCCTGCCCATCGATTACCACCGAAAGGGTTCGAGCATGATGATGCGGCGCTTCGACCAACTCTACATTGGCGGCGAATGGAGACAGCCGACGGGAAATCTGGCGCCCATCGCGCTTATCGATCCGGCTTCCGAGCGGGTCATAGGCTCCGTCGCTGCAGCCAGCTCCGCCGACGTCGACAGCGCCGTCGAGGCAGCCCGCGCGGCCTTCCCAACATTCTCGGTCACTGCGCCTGGGGAACGCAGCGAGCTACTCGAGCGCATCTGCGCCCTGCTCGGGGAGAGATTCGAAGATCTCGCACAGGCGATCCGTCAGGAAATGGGTTCGGCGATCAGCTTTGCCCGAACATCGCAGGTACCCTTCGGCATTGCCCATGTGCGCACCGCAATCGCGGTGCTGAAGACCTATCCGTTCCTGCGCAGGCAGGGTTCGACGGCCATCGCTCGGGAGGCCATTGGTGTCTGCGGACTGATCACACCCTGGAACTGGCCGCTCTATCAGATCACGGCCAAGGTTGCCCCAGCCATCGCGGCAGGTTGCACGATCGTGCTCAAGCCGAGCGAACTGTCGCCGCTTAGCGCCCAGCTCTTCGCTCAGATCATGCACGATGCCGGAACGCCGCCGGGGGTATTCAATATGGTAACGGGCACGGGAGCAGAGGTCGGCACCGCAATCTCCGCCCATCCCGACATCGACATGGTCTCGATCACCGGATCGACGCGCGCGGGCGTTCTCGTTGCACAGGCGGCCGCTCCCACAGTCAAGCGTGTCACGCAGGAACTCGGCGGCAAGTCCCCCAATATCCTGCTGGACGATGCCGACTTCGCGACAGTGGTGCCGCTGGGTGTGACGGCTGCGTTCCGCAACGTCGGCCAGTCCTGCAGCGCACCTACCCGAATGCTGGTACCTCAGGCTCGCCTCGCCGAGGCCGAACAGCTAGCGGCCTCGGCCGCCGCCAAGATGATTGTCGGACTGCCGGAACTCGAGGCGACGGTCCTTGGCCCCGTCGCCAACGCCAATCAGTTCACCAAGGTTGAGGAGATGATCGACATCGGCATCGCCGAAGGGGCGAAGGTGGTGTGCGGGGGGCCTGGTCGCCCCGAAGGGCTGGACCGGGGGTTCTTCGTGAGGCCCACGATCTTCTCTGCGGTTCACAGCGACATGCGCATCGCGCAGGAAGAGATATTCGGGCCCGTGCTGTGCCTCATCCCATACAGCGACGAGGACCAGGCCGTCAGCATCGCCAACGACACGGTCTACGGGCTCGGTTCCCATGTCCAGTCGTCTGATCTTGATCGTGCGCGCCGAGTGGGCTCGCGCATAAGGGCCGGGCAAGTCCACATCAACCACCCGACATGGGACGGATTCGCGGCCTTTGGTGGCTATCGTCAGTCCGGCAATGGACGGGAATACGGTGTCTTCGGGGTGGAGGAGTATCTCGAGACAAAGGCCATCCTGGGGTACTATCCAGAGTGAGCGGCCCCGATCTCAGCCGCCGCGCGCTGATTGGCGGTCTTGCCGGTGCGAGCGGTCTTCTGCTTCCCGCCAACGCAATGGGTGTGTCGCGTCCACGCACGGGCGGCGGTATACGCGTCGCCAGCACGTCCACTTCCACGCTGGACACGCTCGATCCTGCAAAGGGCGCGCTAAACACCGACTATGTCCGCCATTTCATGCTCTACAGCGGATTGACGGAACTCGACCGTGCACTTTATCCGCGTCCCGCTCTGGCCGAGATCATCGTCAGTCGCGATCAGAAGAACTGGCATATCAGGCTCCGCAAGGGCGTCACATTCCACAACGGGAAGAGCCTGAGCGCAGCCGATGTCGTCTACTCGCTGCTGCGGCACAAGGATCCGCGAACGGGATCGAAAATGGCGGACATCGCCGACCAGTTCGCCGAGGTGAGAGCCACAGGGCCTCTGGAGCTTCTGATCCGCCTCACGGGACCAAATGCCGACCTCCCGGCCATCCTCGCCCAATCTCACTTCCTCATCGTTGCCAACGGGCAGAGGAACTTCAGGACGGCCAATGGAACCGGTCCTTTCAAACTGGTCGAATTCACACCCGGCATCCGAACGAAAGTCCGGCGCAATGCCAACTTCTGGAAACCTGGCAAGCCGTATCTCGACGAGATCGAGCTGATCGGCATCCCCGACGAAGTTAGCCGGGTGAATGCCCTGCTCTCAGGTGACGTCCACCTGATCAACGCGGTGAACCCCAGGTCGACGCGGCGCATCCTGACCTCGCCCCGGCATGGGCTGGTGGAGACCAAGTCAGGTCTGTACACCAACCTCATCGTACGTCAGGACCGCCTTCCGGTGTCCAATCCGCACTTCACGGCGGCATTGAAGTGTCTCATCGATCGTCCGCTCATAAATCGGGCGCTCTTTCGCAACTATGCCACCATCGCGAACGATCATCCGATACCGCCTTCACACATCTACTTCCGCAAGGACCTGCCGCAGACGCAGCTCGATCTGGACAGGGCCAGATGGCATTTCCGTCGCTCGGGCGTCGGCGTCACACGCCTCCCCATCTACGCCTCTCCCGCCGCCGAAGGCTCCATCGACATGGCATCCGTACTGCAGGAATATGGCTCGAGGATCGGCCTTAATCTTGCGGTAAATCGCATGCCTGCCGATGGCTACTGGTCGACGCACTGGATGAAGCATCCGCTCGGCTTCGGGAACAGCAACCCGCGTCCGACCGCCGACATGATCTTCAGTCTCTTCTACAAGACCGATGCGACCTGGAACGAGTCGGGTTGGAAAGCCCCAAGGTTCGACAGCCTCCTCATGGAGGCACGCGGCGAACCGGACCTCCAGCGACGCAAGCAACTCTACGGCGAGATGCAGGCAATGGTGCGCCAGTCTTGCGGCAGCATCATCCCAGTCTTCATGAGTCTTCTCGACGGCCACGATCGGCGGTTGAAGGGCCTCCATCCCGTGCCCCTCGGCGGTTTCATGGGGTACACTTTCGCCGAGCACGTGTGGTGGGAAGGGTAAATCATTAATGCTAAACTTAACCAATAATGCAGGTATCATTAATTGCTAAACACATCTCTGCAGAGCAGAATTCTCCCCACAATCAGCAACGAGGTCATGCCGGTGAGTGAGATAGATACATTGGGGAGAGACGCCAAAGCGAATGCAGCCCGGTGCCTTGAGGATCTGGACACACCATGCCTTGTGCTCGACACAGATCGTATGGCGCGCAACGTCACCCGCCTTCGCAGCCGTCTCGCCTCTCATGGCGTTTGCCTGCGCCCCCATCTGAAGACTGGCAAGTCGGTTGAGGTCGCCCGGCGAACGATGACGACACCGCAGGGCCCAGCGACAGTTTCGACGCTCAAGGAAGCCGAACTGTTTGCCGCAGCCGGCGTCACCGACCTTATTTACGCCGTCGGGATCGCTCCGTCGAAGCTGGCAAAGGTGCTGGATTTGCGAGCAAAGGGCATCGACCTCGCGATCGTTCTCGACACCGTTGAACAGGCCGAAGCCGTTGCCGCCGCCTCACGCGCTGCAGGCCATTCCATACCGGCCTTCATCGAGATCGACTGCGACGGACATCGTTCGGGCGTTTTGCCGAATGACGCGGACCGGCTGGTCAGTATCGGGCGCGTCCTCGCCGATGGTGCGGAGCTTCGCGGCGTCCTGACCCATGCCGGCGGCAGCTACGCGGCGAAGGGCATCGAAGCCCTGCAGGCCTGCGCCGAGGAAGAACGGCGCAGCGTTGTCGACGCGGCCACCATCCTGCGCGGCGCCGGGCTGCCCTGCCCCGTGGTCAGCGTCGGCTCCACGCCGACCGCCCACAACGCTCTGGACCTCACTGGCGTAACCGAGGTGCGCGCTGGCGTCTTTGTGTTCTTTGATCTCGTCATGGCAGGAATCGGCATTTGCCACGTCGACGATATTGCTCTTTCTGTCCTTGCGACCGTAATCGGCCATCAGCACGAAAAGGGATGGATCCTGATCGATGCCGGCTGGATGGCGATGTCGCAAGACCGCGGAACGTCCAGACAAGCGGTCAATCAGGGCTATGGCATCGTCTGCGACGGTTCCGGCGTGCCTTATGACGATCTCATCGTGGCCGATGCCAATCAGGAGCATGGCATCATCATGGTTCGCCCGAGCTCTGGCGGACAATTGCCGGACCTGAGGATCGGAGACCGGGTGAGGATACTCCCCAATCACGCTTGTGCCACGGCCGCGCAGCACGACAGGTATCATGTCGTGCGCGGCACATCGAGTGTCGTCGAGGGCGAATGGCCGCGCTTCGGAGGGTGGTCATGAGCAACCCAGGCGATAATCATAGCGGGATTAAGCCGGTCCTGACCGAAGCCGCTCCGAGACCGGCCGGACACTATTCACAAGCCGTCAGATCGAAAGATACACTCTACATCTCGGGCCAGCTCCCGATCAGGGCTGACGGCAATCCGCTTGCCGACACGAGCTTCGAGACACAGGTTCGGCAAGCCATCGCCAATATGCTTGCAATCCTGGAAACAGCGGGCGGCAAGCCGGGGGATTTGTGTCGCGTGACGGCCTATATTGTCGGCGTCGAAAACTGGCCCGAGTTCAACCGCATCTATGCAGATATGATCGGCGAGGCGAAGCCTGCGCGGACCGTCGTGCCTGTGCCCGAACTCCATTACGGCTTGCTGGTGGAGGTGGACGCCGTGGCGACACTCGCCACCACGGACGCCTGAACCCCATTTCCGAGAACGATCTTCGACCGGAGACGAACATGGCGACACTCGCAGACAGAGCCACAGGCAATACAACGCGACCGGAAGCCTCCTTCGGAGCTGCGCCCGGAAAACGGCTCGAAAGCATAGATGCGCTGCGCGGGCTGGTAATGATCATTATGCTGCTCGACCACATCCGGGAGACCTGGTTCCTCTGGGTGCCGGTGGGCGATCCGGTCGATGCGCGCACGGTGATGCCCGCCCTGTTTTTCACCCGGATCACCAGCACGCTCTGCGCGCCAATTTTCGTCGCGCTCACCGGCCTCTCCGCCTATCTCTTCAGTCGGCGGCACACGCTCGCGCAGACCAGTGACTTCCTGCTTCGACGCGGTGCCTTTCTGGTGCTGCTTGAGCTGACGCTGGTCAACTTTTCCTGGCGTGCCGAGCTCCTTCCCCACTTCGTATTCCTTCAGGTCATCTGGGCGATCGGCCTGTGCATGGTCATCTTGGCGGCCCTCATCCATCTTCCTGCGCGGGCGATCCTGGTTCTGGGCCTCTTAATCGTGTGCGGGCACAATCTTCTGGACCCGATCACATTCCCAGCCGATCACCCGATGTTCGTCCCCTGGGCGATCATCCACGAGCGTTCCCAGATGGAACTCGCTGGCGTGATGATCAAGTTCAACTATCCGGTTCTGCCTTGGGTGGGGGTCATCTGCCTCGGCTGGTCCGTCGGCGCCTGGTTCTCCGACCGTACGGCAGAACAGCGGCGCAACCTCCTGCGCATCACCGGTGCTTGCATGATTGGTCTCTTCTTCGTCCTTCGCACGCTCAACGTCTACGGCGATTCCCCGTGGTTCGTTGTTCCGGGCGAGCCGATTCGGACGGTAATGAGCTTCCTCGCGCTCACAAAATATCCACCGTCCCTGCTCTTCCTCCTGCCGACACTGGGCATCGGCCTCATCTTGCTCGCGGTGTTCGAGCGAGCCAATGACGCTAGCATCACACGCTGGCTCTCGGTGATGGGCGGCGCGCCAATGTTCTTCTATCTCTTCCACCTTTATCTGCTGCGCATCATCTACCTGATGGCACGTGCGATTTACGGCACCAATCACGGAGAGGTCTTCGGGGTCGATACGCTGCCTTGGGTGTGGGCCTGGTATCTGGGGCTAATCGTGCCGCTCTACTTCCCGACCCGCTGGTTCTCGAACCTCAAGAAGTGCCGCAAGGACATCTGGTGGCTGAAATATCTCTGAGGACCGCCCGATATCCGATCGCTCCTGCAGGATGATGACCATGACGACCGAAACACGCTGCTCCACGTTCATCGATCTGGGCGCTTTGGCCAGAACAACTGATCTGGCACCGGGCCCGGATCCCTTCGGGCCCGGGGCACGGATGCTACCGGTCCGGGCCGGACCTTGCGAAATCTTCCTCTCGTGCGTGAAGGATGCCGGCGAGTGCCAGGAAAATCGGGGAGACTGCTGGCTTTTCGCATGCACCGGGTTGCTTGAAATCGCGGACGACAACCGCAGTGCCGCCATCGCACAAGGGACTAGTGCGGTCATCGCTCGCGGCACGACCTTCCGCTGGCGCGCACCGGAGGGCGCAATTGTAATCGGCATGCGCTATCTTCAGGCTGCCGCCGGCAGACCCGGAATTCATACCATCGACAACAATGCGCCCAGGAAGCAGTCCGGTACGC encodes:
- a CDS encoding FecR family protein, whose protein sequence is MTDPSMGRYPARIIDEAVEWQLRLETPTQEIELEFARWLAADPRHEAAFGAVCENWADSEIVVERPTGRDRKLARAPFYLRRSTYVAAGTCLAILVAAGLVVAVAAINQSEVISSARAATFETRIGEIRTFALADGTEVTLDTDSMLRTVAGSPRRVELLRGRARFAPAHSQHAFTVMTGRGNVRSNTGPFDVSLIAGRPRVSTIEGHTELEIAGSAGGPVILARNEQRELGPGGRVEKVAAGQLLWAEGMLVFDATPLGEAVTAMNRYNRTHIEAPSSAAAHRVTGAFSARQPDAFAMAVAALFSLDVTRTDDGTLVLRRR
- a CDS encoding RNA polymerase sigma factor gives rise to the protein MSARFNRLTRPLAEDAPLPPDHDRRPTHRGLEEMYRSQKRGLLRFVARKGRREDAEDVVQQVFVRVAGTIDPSGIAAPGEYLRQAASNVLRDHARAIQRRGGEGHVPIEDALVAGSDPIAMLEARDRLARLEEAVLRLKPLARQIFLARRLDGYTYAEIAQQTGLSVRGVEKQMNRALKLLNRHLLCDD
- a CDS encoding transglutaminase-like domain-containing protein, translating into MLIPAGYQFAFEACAPTPLVLMLSVRPERSGDLAAPHRITNDRCVPSHDYRDAFGNICTRMTLPEGISTISCDFTIADTGRPDLQSPQAIQHDVKDLPNEVLIYLLGSRYCETDMLGNIAWGLFGHIAPGWQRVQAIVDFVHGHLTYGYQYARATRTAYEAYSERVGVCRDFAHLAVALCRAMNIPARYCSGYLGDIGIPPVDVAMDFHAWFEVYLGGRWHSFDARHRVPRIGRILLACGRDAADTALTTAFGSVRLASFQVHTSEVQMAPAAPMPIAA
- a CDS encoding AI-2E family transporter gives rise to the protein MEPLNTDTQARYWTLSRVAAAAVMVVAIVAVALLLVRLSSFLMMVFGAVVLAVVFDAIARALCSVLPIGRGWSLGIAVVLLLGAFVGALVLFGAQLTSEFDIIRQNLPGGIDQLQAFLQRMGLGDAANGVLEHGKDSFSGLTSKIGTYMLALGNGLTNLVLVIFAAVFLSADPAVYRHGFLHLVPNKGLDVVNEALGDVGKGLNGWMKGQVVSSIVVASLTTAGLAALGVPSAAGLGVIAGLLDVVPMIGPVISGVPAVLLAFTQSPATALWTVVLFLVVQQLQGNFLQPMIQKQAVDVPPAVLLFTVVAAGTLFGFIGVLLAAPLTIAVFVVVKRIYVKTLLGKDVEI
- a CDS encoding GlsB/YeaQ/YmgE family stress response membrane protein, producing MGWIIALIVGGIAGWLASMVMKRDASMGIFLNIVVGCVGSIIGNALSGPLLGIRGSVQEFSLTGLIIAFVGAVILLAIVNFFQRSRAR
- a CDS encoding LysR family transcriptional regulator, coding for MISTDDLAFFQVITCAPSLAEAARRLNVTPPAVTQRLRSLETRVGVKLVDRTSRGLSLTDEGELIASEGAMIMNAMEDLSERLASRTTQVRGHLRVAAPYGFGRQSVAPAVEEFAQAHPGTSVTLELSDSPIRQMSESWDIIVHIGSLPESDRLVTTLAPNKRLLCASPSYLQSAPPILKPDELAAHRCLALRENNEDVTLWRFSHARHGKTTVRIKPSMSSNDGEVIRDWGLAGLGLIVRSEWDVAGDLAAGRLQLVLPGWSLPCADVVALLHARHGRSGRADAFLRILRARLSPPPWRR
- a CDS encoding aldehyde dehydrogenase family protein yields the protein MMMRRFDQLYIGGEWRQPTGNLAPIALIDPASERVIGSVAAASSADVDSAVEAARAAFPTFSVTAPGERSELLERICALLGERFEDLAQAIRQEMGSAISFARTSQVPFGIAHVRTAIAVLKTYPFLRRQGSTAIAREAIGVCGLITPWNWPLYQITAKVAPAIAAGCTIVLKPSELSPLSAQLFAQIMHDAGTPPGVFNMVTGTGAEVGTAISAHPDIDMVSITGSTRAGVLVAQAAAPTVKRVTQELGGKSPNILLDDADFATVVPLGVTAAFRNVGQSCSAPTRMLVPQARLAEAEQLAASAAAKMIVGLPELEATVLGPVANANQFTKVEEMIDIGIAEGAKVVCGGPGRPEGLDRGFFVRPTIFSAVHSDMRIAQEEIFGPVLCLIPYSDEDQAVSIANDTVYGLGSHVQSSDLDRARRVGSRIRAGQVHINHPTWDGFAAFGGYRQSGNGREYGVFGVEEYLETKAILGYYPE